In a genomic window of Roseiflexus castenholzii DSM 13941:
- a CDS encoding ANTAR domain-containing response regulator, whose amino-acid sequence MAATRILIAEDNDLVALTLEEQLKGLGYDVIGIARTGAEAIDLAARLGPDLIIMDIRMPEMEGTEAAARINQQRPTPVLMLTAYTDRETIRKAEQAGALAYLVKPVNEAELLPAINVALARFRDLQTLRTQVHELEESLEARKLIERAKGILMQRLGLTERDAYERLRQRARDKRAKMKDIAQAIIEAEELLGSGR is encoded by the coding sequence ATGGCAGCTACGCGCATTCTGATCGCGGAAGATAATGATCTGGTGGCGCTCACGCTCGAAGAGCAACTGAAAGGGCTTGGCTACGACGTGATAGGGATCGCCCGCACTGGCGCCGAAGCCATTGACCTCGCAGCGCGCCTTGGACCGGATCTGATCATTATGGATATCCGTATGCCCGAAATGGAAGGGACGGAGGCGGCAGCGCGGATCAATCAGCAACGCCCGACTCCTGTTCTCATGTTGACGGCATACACCGATCGCGAAACCATTCGCAAGGCGGAACAGGCGGGTGCGCTCGCCTATCTGGTTAAACCGGTCAACGAAGCGGAACTTTTGCCTGCCATCAATGTTGCACTGGCGCGCTTCCGCGACTTGCAGACGCTGCGCACACAGGTACACGAACTGGAAGAGTCGCTCGAAGCGCGCAAACTGATCGAACGCGCCAAAGGGATTCTGATGCAGCGCCTGGGTCTGACCGAACGCGACGCCTACGAGCGGCTACGGCAGCGCGCACGCGACAAACGCGCCAAAATGAAGGATATTGCGCAGGCGATCATCGAGGCGGAAGAACTGCTTGGCTCCGGTCGTTGA
- the aroH gene encoding chorismate mutase, with amino-acid sequence MTIFCRGIRGATTCDENTREAILEATRDLLQRIIAANGVHPEDIASAIFSTTPDLTAEFPAVAARELGWLDTALLCTHEMAVPGSLPRCIRVLIHWNTTRRANEIVHVYIRGAHTLRPDRSMTHALTGSPEQWTGGG; translated from the coding sequence ATGACGATCTTCTGTCGTGGCATTCGCGGCGCAACGACATGCGACGAGAACACGCGCGAGGCGATCCTCGAAGCGACGCGCGATCTGTTGCAACGGATCATTGCTGCCAATGGCGTGCACCCCGAAGACATCGCCAGCGCCATCTTCAGCACCACGCCCGACCTGACCGCCGAGTTCCCGGCGGTCGCTGCACGCGAACTCGGCTGGCTCGATACCGCGTTGCTCTGCACCCACGAAATGGCGGTTCCGGGGAGCCTGCCGCGCTGTATTCGCGTTCTGATCCACTGGAACACGACCCGTCGAGCGAACGAAATCGTTCATGTGTACATTCGTGGAGCGCACACATTGCGCCCTGATCGGAGCATGACCCATGCGCTGACAGGGTCACCGGAACAGTGGACTGGCGGAGGATGA
- the aroF gene encoding 3-deoxy-7-phosphoheptulonate synthase has product MIVVMRSNATEEELNAVLTRIQEHGLKGRVTYGEERNIVGVIGAAIPPTLREELERFPGVQEAVRITRPYKLAAREFHPHDTIVQVGDLVIGGGSFIVIAGPCAVESEEQIMTTAFAVREAGAHMLRGGAFKPRSSPYTFRGLGEEGLRLLAQARAETGLPIVTEVMTPTDVELVARYADVLQIGARNMQNFQLLEEVGRSGKPALLKRGMSATIEEWLLSAEYIIAQGNPNVILCERGIRTFETATRNTMDLNAVALAKRRSHLPVIADPSHGTGKWYLAPPLALASLAAGADGVMLEVHPDPDRATSDGGQSLTCENFAALMPQMTALANVLGRRDARWRR; this is encoded by the coding sequence ATGATCGTCGTCATGCGCAGCAACGCAACCGAAGAGGAACTGAACGCCGTTCTGACGCGCATTCAGGAGCATGGGCTTAAAGGGCGCGTCACCTATGGCGAAGAGCGGAACATCGTTGGCGTCATCGGCGCTGCCATTCCACCGACGCTGCGGGAAGAACTCGAGCGGTTCCCCGGCGTCCAGGAAGCGGTGCGCATCACCCGCCCCTATAAACTTGCCGCGCGCGAGTTTCATCCCCACGACACGATCGTGCAAGTCGGCGATCTGGTGATCGGCGGCGGTTCGTTTATCGTGATCGCCGGACCGTGCGCCGTCGAGAGCGAAGAGCAGATTATGACGACTGCGTTCGCCGTGCGCGAAGCAGGCGCGCATATGCTGCGCGGCGGCGCGTTTAAGCCGCGTTCGTCGCCGTACACCTTCCGCGGATTAGGAGAGGAAGGGTTGCGTCTGCTGGCGCAGGCGCGCGCCGAGACCGGTCTGCCGATCGTCACCGAGGTGATGACGCCAACCGACGTTGAGTTGGTGGCGCGCTACGCCGATGTGTTGCAGATCGGCGCGCGCAATATGCAGAACTTCCAGTTGCTGGAGGAAGTCGGGCGCAGTGGCAAACCGGCGCTGCTCAAGCGCGGTATGTCGGCGACGATCGAGGAATGGCTGCTCTCCGCCGAGTATATCATTGCCCAGGGCAACCCGAATGTCATCCTGTGCGAACGCGGCATTCGCACCTTCGAGACGGCGACACGCAACACGATGGACCTGAATGCGGTGGCGCTCGCTAAACGCCGGAGCCATCTGCCGGTGATCGCCGATCCATCGCACGGCACCGGCAAATGGTACCTGGCGCCGCCGCTGGCTCTGGCGTCGCTGGCAGCCGGCGCCGACGGCGTGATGCTCGAAGTGCATCCCGACCCGGATCGGGCGACGTCGGACGGCGGGCAATCGTTGACCTGCGAAAACTTCGCCGCGCTGATGCCGCAAATGACGGCGCTGGCAAACGTGCTGGGGCGGCGCGATGCGCGGTGGCGGCGATGA
- a CDS encoding COG1361 family protein, with protein MSHQRTTRRKTIVTLILVGMLAALVVSIPLTIVQAQQVVQITQVGAPPSGDPGTIITLTFQLTNNINDATAASPTTTFNITTSNVPSGITVSAPGPVQLPNNSPGVNANFTLQLSIGGNVVPGTYNNLLVTVTGSYNSTSGVRTVSASTFGVFVVTVGGQTATPTLSPTVTPTPTRTPGPTPTPGPTCPEGARDPGNDPGSARLVLIDSPVTHGICEIGDEDWFRFGGVGGKVYTIDIERMDAGLDLSLELYDENGQRLAFNDDFFNRNPASPDPKDIKPRIQSWRAPRDGFYYVRVRDTLSIGGGNRTYVFVVRSESYGPTAALVGEICRDLYEDDGLPEQATLILPNEIQPGRRLCPTGDADWVKFFGKAGKVYYIYTDTRPYRNTPDFNNQTQAGADTVMYLFDRDGIRLLDFSDDIAGSLDSQIRFIPRVDGFYYVQIKNNGDLGNQFIRYDLILQLCVPDEECGRAPQPAVAPTPAGPTPTVVPFDDRTPTPTGTPPPGASVGTESGDAQDGTARAFVNGPLVGFADVAFDQLWQRTDRVIASGRVQRSWMWGPRGLMARAESYQQAISGMRQVQYFDKGRMELNNPFGDRSNPWFVTSGLLVMELVTGRMQVGDAEFVQREAASIPVAGDADDPNAPFYASFALAITRAEPDQTGQLPRMTIDRQGRIGAYEGPTRAETRIAHYVPESGHNIPAVFWEYLNARGLIYEHGRLRNDRLFDWLFTLGYPISEPFWVRVRLGGVEHDVLIQLFERRTLTYVPDNPPGWRVEMGNVGRHYYRWRYGEDLP; from the coding sequence GTGAGCCATCAGCGCACGACCCGACGCAAAACGATTGTCACCCTCATACTCGTGGGAATGCTCGCCGCTCTTGTCGTGAGCATTCCTCTGACTATCGTTCAGGCGCAGCAGGTCGTTCAGATCACACAGGTCGGCGCGCCGCCGTCGGGCGACCCTGGAACCATTATCACTCTGACGTTCCAGTTGACGAATAATATCAATGATGCTACGGCTGCCAGCCCAACGACGACGTTCAACATTACGACCTCAAATGTACCATCCGGTATCACTGTCAGTGCACCGGGTCCGGTGCAACTGCCAAACAACTCGCCTGGCGTCAATGCCAATTTCACGTTGCAACTGAGCATCGGCGGAAATGTCGTGCCAGGCACCTATAATAATCTGCTGGTTACGGTTACCGGATCGTACAACTCGACATCGGGGGTGCGCACTGTGTCCGCCAGCACTTTCGGCGTGTTCGTTGTGACCGTTGGCGGGCAGACCGCCACGCCAACCCTGTCGCCGACAGTGACGCCGACGCCGACGCGCACACCGGGACCAACGCCAACTCCCGGTCCGACGTGTCCTGAAGGCGCCCGCGATCCGGGAAACGATCCTGGCAGCGCGCGGCTGGTGCTGATCGACTCACCGGTGACACACGGCATCTGCGAGATCGGCGATGAGGACTGGTTCCGCTTTGGCGGCGTCGGCGGCAAGGTTTACACGATTGATATCGAACGCATGGACGCCGGGCTTGATCTGTCGCTCGAATTGTACGATGAGAATGGTCAGCGATTGGCGTTCAATGATGATTTCTTCAACCGTAATCCGGCGAGTCCCGACCCAAAGGATATCAAGCCGCGCATTCAATCGTGGCGCGCGCCGCGCGATGGCTTCTACTATGTGCGCGTCCGCGATACGCTCAGTATTGGCGGCGGCAACCGCACCTATGTTTTCGTCGTGCGTTCCGAAAGTTACGGACCGACGGCTGCGCTGGTCGGCGAGATCTGCCGCGACCTGTATGAAGACGACGGTTTGCCGGAGCAGGCGACACTCATCTTGCCGAACGAAATTCAGCCGGGTCGGCGGCTCTGCCCGACGGGGGACGCCGATTGGGTAAAGTTCTTCGGCAAAGCGGGCAAAGTCTACTATATCTACACCGACACGCGCCCATACCGCAACACCCCCGACTTCAACAATCAAACGCAGGCAGGCGCCGACACGGTGATGTATTTGTTCGACCGCGACGGTATTCGCCTGCTTGATTTCAGCGACGATATTGCCGGATCGCTCGACTCGCAAATCCGCTTCATACCCCGGGTGGATGGTTTCTACTATGTACAGATCAAGAACAACGGCGACCTTGGCAACCAGTTCATTCGCTACGACCTGATCCTACAGTTGTGCGTTCCAGACGAGGAGTGTGGACGCGCGCCGCAACCGGCAGTGGCGCCAACCCCCGCAGGACCGACACCGACCGTCGTGCCATTTGATGATCGCACGCCAACGCCAACCGGTACACCGCCACCGGGCGCCTCGGTTGGCACTGAATCCGGCGACGCTCAGGACGGAACAGCACGCGCATTTGTCAATGGTCCACTGGTTGGGTTTGCCGATGTGGCATTCGACCAACTCTGGCAACGCACCGATCGGGTGATCGCCAGCGGCAGAGTGCAGCGCAGCTGGATGTGGGGACCACGCGGACTGATGGCGCGCGCCGAGAGTTATCAGCAGGCGATCAGCGGCATGCGGCAGGTGCAGTACTTCGACAAGGGTCGAATGGAACTGAACAACCCCTTTGGTGATCGTTCAAACCCCTGGTTCGTCACCTCTGGTCTGCTGGTGATGGAACTGGTTACCGGGCGCATGCAGGTTGGAGATGCCGAATTCGTGCAGCGCGAAGCGGCCTCTATCCCTGTCGCCGGCGACGCCGATGATCCCAACGCGCCGTTCTATGCCAGTTTCGCGCTTGCCATCACACGAGCGGAACCGGATCAGACTGGACAGTTGCCGCGGATGACCATTGATCGGCAGGGACGCATTGGCGCATATGAAGGACCGACGCGCGCTGAGACGCGGATTGCGCACTATGTACCCGAAAGCGGGCACAACATTCCAGCGGTTTTTTGGGAGTATCTCAATGCGCGCGGGCTGATCTACGAACATGGACGTTTACGCAATGATCGCTTGTTCGACTGGCTGTTTACGCTTGGCTATCCGATCAGCGAACCGTTCTGGGTGCGTGTGCGTCTTGGCGGGGTCGAGCATGATGTGCTGATTCAGTTGTTCGAGCGTCGCACATTGACCTATGTGCCCGATAATCCACCCGGGTGGCGCGTCGAGATGGGTAATGTCGGGCGACATTACTACCGCTGGCGTTACGGCGAAGACCTTCCATAA